TAATATCGACTTTAATAGGTTTAATGAAACACAAATAATGTCTAGCTCGAATGATTGCACTGTCAGATACTGGAATTACAGTAAAGATACTAAAAATCCCATAAAAACGGTCAACACAGAATTTCCTGTTTGGCGTGGACGTTATTTACCCTTTGGCCAAGGATCCTGTATAATACCCATGATTGGTGGCAATAATAGTGTGTATTTGATGAATAAtgattgttttaataatgaagaaaGTACCGTCAAGTTGcaacaaatatattcatttaAGGGTCACACAGATAGAGTGACAGACTTTTTATGGAGATCAAGGCATTCGCCTGATACATTTGTGGACGATAGGATGTTTCAATTAATAACATGGTCTAAAGATTCGGATTTGAGATTATGGTCTGTACCCGAATCTGTTTATGAAAAGGTATCATTCACCAGAAAGGAAAGACTGGATCATAAGTTGATAGATTTCCCTTATCAAACGTATAGAAAAGAGCCATTAAAAACCAGggataatgataaagatAACTGGTTTAAAACCCCCAGGGAATTATTTGTTACCAAGATAACAAAGAAAGATCAAAACAATAGGAATGCCGTAGATCATTTAACTTGGTTGAGCGGTGTCAGGATGAACCATGATCAAGGAGATGGCAATATTTTgaacaaagaaaattatgGTATCGCTTCTGGTTATACAAATTTAGGTGAAGAAGTGAGTACTGTGGGCCATAAGTTTTCTAAAATATCGTTTGAAAAGATTTCTGTATCAACCGGTGAATTAATTCTAACGTTAAATGGTCCATGGAATGAAAGCGCGCCAGATGAGATGGTGTTTTTGAGAATTGAAGTCAAGTTTCCTAAAAATTATCCAGCAAAGCTGCATTTTCCTAGATTTAAGATAGAAGAAAATAGAGAGATAAATGAATCTACAAGGGACGTTATGTATCaaaatttgaagaaaatagcTTCAAAATATACAGACTGTGGTAAATATTGTTTAGAACCATGTTTGCGCTATTTAATGggtgaaaaaattgatttaaCTTCGGTGGAGCAAGTGGATGAAGGGCTATTAGATTTTGATGTTATACGGAAACTGGATTTGGATGAACAACTCTTAAATGACGATATTGATGTTTCTCAAGAGTTAAAGCAAAATACAAAGGATCTTTTTGAGGATCATGATAACATTAAATATAATGGTGAAGAAGACGACGACGACGACGAcgacgatgatgatgatgatgataacaATGACAATAACGAATATGAGCCGCCTGCTTTCTTCGATGGTGCAGATACTTTGGATAATTCTGGGTCAATGTTGAAAACAAAGGATGATTCATTTGACAGTACACCAATACCTAAAGGTTGTAGTGCTGTTTGGACGCCACAAGGTCAATTAGTTTGTTTCTTCATGAAATCCAATAAGGCTGAAAAAAGACATAAGGTGGAACATGATTTAATTAAGTTTAGTACTGGAGGGGTTCGTCGTTTTAAGAAGCCCAAAAGTAAAACAAGTCATAAGGAAAAGCCTATTAGTCCAAGACCAAAAACTTATATTGAAAGtttagaaaaaaggaacGAAAATAGTAGAAATGATAATGCTGATAATGCTATCAGTACTGGTAATGATAGCACTAGTAACAGTGTTAATTCCAGtaatgaagatgataatGGTGATGGTGATAACACACCTATAACGGCATACAGTTCTAGCTATTCTGATTCGGAAAGTAGCGAAGATGACTGGGACGATGTTTTAAACAATGATATTAGCATTAGAACCAAACTGCAAGTTATTCCATTACGGGTTCCAGTGTTGGCATCCAATCATAGTGAATCGGGGAAAACTAACGAAtctctaaaaataaagaactTTGTCAAGATATACGATTTTTCACACTTAATACCGGATAAAGTGGAATTGGGGGCTGATTACAGACTAATGAGTGCTGATCCTGAAGTTTTATGTAAATACAATTCCACAGTAGCAGAAAATTATGGATATACTGATGTGGCCACTGCATGGAAACTTGTGTCAGATATTTTGGTGTCAAGTTCGCGTGATGTTTTTAATCATCATGATTGGGCCTTTGATAGTAGGGGTGGGAAACtattcattaaaaatttaatggagtattttgaaaaaactaaaaacaTACAAATGCTAGCAATGTTATCGTGTGTACTAGTTACTCCTGGTTTGCCAAATTGTATGACCAAAGAATTAGATGATAGTTTTAACTCTGAAACAGATATGGTGGAAAGTATTGTATCAtatgaaaaagaatattatttttatagcAATATGAATAATCAAGCGTTGTCGCCGGgacaatataaaaattttggtGAAACACATTCAATAAAATCGGAGGATTATTTTAACTGTAGAAATATTAGTTTATTGCCACACCAAAACAAtgttactattaaaaataatccaggtaataacaataataataataataataataacaataataataataataataataacaataataacaataataacaataataataataacaataataatggctTTACTAATTTGGATTCTACGACAATATATTCAAAGCCAGTCGAAACTATGATTCCAGACCTTAAGGTGGAAGTGTTGGGTAACGAAATTTTTGACGATCATTCTAATTTTGGCGGGTACAATGATAGTGGAGAGAAATATCCTCTGTTATTAGATTCAAAAGATGAAGCCAAATATCGTAGTTATAGACACCAATATGCAGAATTACTATATTTTTGGGGCCTCCCTGTACATAgagttaaaattttaaaattcaaTATAAACCATAACACCGATTCCTCATATCTTCGTTCTATAGAGTCTAGTGAAAACGGTGATATCCATAAAGGTGTCATATCGCAATGGATTAAACCTTCAAATGGTGATAAGCAACATAAAATACCACATACTTGTGGTTATTGTATGCTTAATGTCAAAAGAAGACTATTTGTTTGTGGAAACTGTCAACATGTTATGCATGCAAAGTGCTCCGACAAGTGGTGGAAAACTGCACATGAATGTCCAACAGGTTGTGGATGTATGTGCTCGGAGTTATTTGATGTAGCATGATAgctttataaaatatatataaaaaaattttttataaacgacgtttttttttctttttttttttttttttttttttaacaaatctCATTTCAGGATTCCATGtttatgtaatttttttgtaggcTGTGTCTTACCGCTTTAAACTTTagttgaaaaagaaaattcaGAGCGTTTCCAACGAATTAAACCTAAAAGGATATTTAACTCTAACCAAACAATCGCAAGTGAAACTCGAAAGGAGGGGAAAAAgcaggaaaaaaaaagaaaggaaaaagaagagaaaagaaaggggggaaaaaaaaaaaatgggaaaGGTTGCAGTTATTACAGGTACTAATAGCAATCTGGGACTTAATATTGCCTACAgatttttagaaaaagttgATTTTCATGAAGATGTGACCCTTGTTGTTACATCACGGACTCTTCCCAGAGTTAGAGAATGTATCAATATGATTAATAGATATCATTCTCAATTAGAAAGATCTGGGATCTTACaatttgattatttattggtTGATTTCACAGATATGGTTTCAGTTTTAAGTGCGTATtatgaattaaataaaaaataccaagagatcaattatttttttgttaatgcTGCGCAAGGTGTTTATGATGGTATTTCTTGGCTTGGTGCTTGTAAAGAGATTCTAAGCGACCCAATCGAGGGCGTTACAAATCCGCATTATAAAATCCAAAGAATTGGTGTTAAGACAGATGATGGTTTAGGAACTGTTTTTCAGGCAAATGTATTTGGTccatattatttaattcaaaaattattgcCACAATTGGAAAAGGGGAATGCCGTTATAGTGTGGATTTCCAGTCTTATGAGCGATCCTAAATATTTGGACTTAGAAGACATGCAATTGTTGAAAACAGATGCATCGTATGAAGGTTCAAAGCGGTTAGTTGATTTATTGCATTTAGCTACGTACGAAAATTTGAAAGCTAGAGGAATAAGACAATATTTGGTCCAACCAGGCATTTTCATTAgtaaatcttttttcaagtttttgaatgtatttacttattttggtatgttatttattttctatgtGGCAAGATGGCTGGGTTCTTCTTGGCATAATATATCGGGTTATCTTGCTGCTAATGCGCCGATATATGTTGCTTTAGCTGATGAGAGTTTATTAAAGAGACAGGATATAAAGTATGGCTCTGCTTCAACTAGAAACGGTAGggaatatttgaaaaatcaaGAAATTGATCCAACGGGAAAAGACCAAGTTTTGAAgtactttaaaaatatggaAGATGAATGGGACCTTAAATTGAAagatcaaataaaaaacactAGAATTGCTATGTAAACACATATACacacttttaattttacgtatacatatatatatgtatgtattctgataagaaaaaaagtaaaatcgtactaaataaaaatgtgtGTATGCTTTCTCGATAtaatcaacaaaataacACAGACAtattacaatttttttttttttttcataagAAGgagctaaaaaaaaaaaaaaaaaaaactataatatatatctatCTATATATGGATGtgtataaaaatactaaataaaaagaacaaaaaatatagaataGATATAGCTAAAGTCGAAGTAGATCAATTTTCACTTGTGTAAAGACATCAAAGAAGCTACAAAGGTAATAATTAATCTTGAACGAACTTCGTTAATATCTTCAGGAACCAACCAAATTAAAGCGCCTAATTTTCTGGCAATAGAAATGGCTAGCTTAGCGTTAGCGTATTTCTCCTCATCAGTTGTTCCAGGGGTAACTAAATCATAGTCGACATAACCTGGTGCAATGCCATGTAAAACATCTAGTAAGAAGTGAGCATTAGACAAGGATGGATCCGAGAAACTTCTAATGGTTGAAGATTTGTTGCCTTTAACAACTTGAGCTTGAGCCCAAGCTAATAGTTCACCATCTGTAAGTTCCTTACCCTTAGCTAAATGCTTCATGgttaaaacaatatttcGGCGCATTAATTGCCAAACTAGGCCCAAAGTCAATAATTTGTTGCCGTCCACTATATCAGCACCTTCTATACCAACTAAACTGAAATGATTTTTCTTACCTAATTCAACAGCGTAATTTGTATTTTCCAAAGCTTTAAATCTTGAAACTGGAGAACCTGAAACTGGTTTTTTATTCACATGTTTAAAATCGACCACGCCTGGCATGACCTTTTCATAGGCCTGTAGTAAAACCAAGCCATCTTTCAAATCTTCAAACAAAGAAACAATTGGAGGATCAACATCTAACGAGTTTAACCACAAAGTGAAAACTCTGGCTTCTCTCTCACCTTCAGCGTCAAAATCTTCAATTTCTggtttttcttcttcagtAATTGGATCCAATCCCGGATGGGTGTTGAATAGATGGGCAACAAAAGCTAAATTCAATTTAGGATTACCGGAAACTAGTGATTTTGGtgttaaatattttctacAGTTTAACTTTTCAGCgttttgtaaaatttcTTCAGCCCTCTGATGTAAATCTTGAGTTTGTAGTGGAGCTCTGGAACACAAGTCAGGGGCTAGCTGGTTCAATAAAACAGTATAGTTTTCACCATCAGAAACATCTTTAGAGAAATTGGAAACTCTTCTTGGCCAATTGGCCTGATTCAAGTGGTAGTTGAACCAACGcaataaaatcttttctGGTGGCAATCTCAAAAATTCTTCCAATgtttcatcatcttctaaTAAACGATACAATTCCGGGTGTAACTTAATATcgattttatttaataaccCTCTTCTAATGATTTGCCAAATCAACCCCAAAATCAAATGTTCCTTACCCTCAATAATATCTTCGGGGTGAAcattaacaacaacacaTCCAATAGCCTTAGCCGAATTGATGACGATATTTGCATTTTCACCAGccttaaaattatttaatggTTTGCCATTTTTAggaatatttaaaactcTTGTATCGATAGTATCAGGAACCGAATCATTGATTAATTTGGATAAAACTAACCCATCTCTACATTCATCAAACAATTGGAAAGTATCCGTTGGAAAGGGTAGTCTATCAGCGATATCTTCATCGCCACTTAAGACACTATTAATATGTTTTGTGAATTCAGTTCTTTCTTCCTCATTAATTGTATGAGTAGTACCTGCAGTAGAACCGCCAACAACAATTCTTGCTTGAATACCTGTACCTTTAACTTGTAAGCTCCCTGTATCGGCGGTAGAAGTTATTATGTTTGATATGTTGTTGGAAGCAATACGTGAATTACCTGTAGGGACAGCAGCATATGCTGAAGCGCCACCACCCTGAGCCTGTTCCTTTATTCTAGCAACCAATTCAACATAATCATCTAGTTCGACGTGGCCTGAGGCATCAACATCAACTTGTTTTAAAGTCTGACGAGCCTGATCATAGGAAGCTTCACCTGAGTTAGCAATAGATTCCAAAGCGTCCTGTTTTTCAACCCATCCTTTATCGTCTGAATCGATTGATCTAAACTTTTCAATggtagaaaataaatcttctTGGGTCAAAATaggaaattttttttgtaatttaacAATATTCATTAGCCTttgttggttttttttttttttagattgAATTCTTTGTAATCTAATAAAGTTTGATAAATTGGGAAAAACGAGTACGACAAGAAGgattactttttttaacagGGGAAACAACAGCAATTTTACTTGtgaaagaaaggaaaaaatattaattaaaaacagaaaaaaacggaaaaaaataaaaaagtttgaGGGTTGTTTGAGGctggctttttttttttgttttttttttgtttttttttttttttaattttttttttttgagggGGGGGCGACAAAAGCGAGAATGCCATGACGAAATTGTAACGACGAAATTGTAACGACGAAATTGTAACGACGAAATTGTAACGACGAAATTGCTCGTCAatagaaagaagaaaaaaaatatgcctaaacttttatattataCCAATGTTATAAAAGTCTACTGTACAACCTGTCACTCTCTTTCATACTTGTTCATTAATAACTCTATAAAagttgataattttttttgttatatacacatataCAATACCcgttaaaaaattatagaatCTGTATACCAAATGCTCTGACACTGATCTCTAATATTAGCCACTATTTTGTCTAAATCAGCGACATTTTTGATATCTCGAATACCACTATTCTCtccattatcatcattgtcGCGTTCAAATAAAACTGATTTACTGATAAACTTATTTTTCCTCAGCTTATTCAAAATTTCAGTTTCtctaatatatattttgtacTGCTCTTGTAGCTCTATCTTACTTAGAATATTGGTTATTGAGCCAAATTCTCTGTTCAAAAACTTTGATTCAGAAGTTGAAGAATTAGGTAATATGCTGTGATAATTGTCATTCTTATTCATGGCTGGTTGAGAAGTAGGGGTAGattcattaaaataaaCCTGTAACTCATTCAAATACTTTGGCTTcaaatcatttaaaaacGATAATAACCGGTAAACTTGTTTATTGCCTTTATTATAAGAATCACCATGAATATTCATAATTCTGTGAGACCCATAAtctccttttttattaattttcaaCCTGTTTATGgattttgaagaaaattttctaaatgTCAATTCGTTATCATCGGTGTTTTTGCTATTgcaattaataaaactattttttattttcttttctgcactatatttttcaaatttttttgaaatataatcTTGTAATTCCAAATTTGAGACACCTGATATTGAtactaaaatattatcatctCCATTATTAGCATTGACGTTACAAATGTCCTGTTCCTcaatatcatcatctttttctttttctgtttctccttcctcttcttcttcgtcAACTTCTTcaacttctttttcttcttctttctcttcACGTGTATAGCTGTGtctattttttaaactattACTTCTATTTCTCGATGAGCttgattttaaagataGTCCTATGTATTTGGAAATAGGAGTCGTAAAATCTTTTGCTTTCTCGAAAAGTCGCCTATTTAAAATACTATGGTCAATAATAGGTGTTTCACCTTGTAAACCATTAACTTCCGATCTTTCTCTCCTTCCAAAATATGATCTATCTTTATTTACTTGTAAAATATCATGGTCGCCACTAGATTCTGAGTTAGTTAGAGGTTCTACAGGATAATCGGTTTTGAAATCAATAGAATtctgtctttttttctgatcatttaaatattctgTATAATCTTCATCACAACAAAAAATCTGTAAATCAGGTCTAAAATCTATGCTCTCCTTGTGTTTATTTTCATGAAAAATTCTACAATGCATGGCTCTTTCAATTTGTAAAAACTCTTCCTGTCTATTCATCGATAATGGTTTCAAATTGTACAAACAACGGTAGTCGTATACACCAGGATTAAACTCTAGTTGACTAGtatcattttgttttcGTTCTTCTTCATCGTCATTGATATCAatggtagtagtagtatcAGCATTATCTGTTAAATaactttcattttcttcacACAACGGGACAGTTTTATTAGCTATTATTGGGtggtttaaatttttcttgttttttatggatctttttttattcatattcTCTTGTGTGCTCGTAGTTTTCGTATCTGGTGCATAATCAAACAACTTATGGCCTTTAACATTGTTCAACTTATATTTTTGCTCTATGGCTTCAATAGATCTTACAGCCATTAAATTTGGTGAAATTAAAGGTGGATTGCTTGGCGTTTTATCCGGTAAAATATGATGTTTTGGTGTTTTCCAAGGTGTAAATGGTAAAACATGGTTGTTAATGTTACCATCGTTATTTAATTGTCCGTTGTTAGCATCTTCTTGTTGGACATTACCTATGCTGTTGGTGTCATTTTTGTCAATCATAGCAAATTATTTGTGTTTCTATTTATATTCTTATTTGGATGAGTATTTgtgtttatatttgtaattttttttgttttttgtttttttcttttttcttttctcttttggGTTGGTAACATCAtgtgtttttaaattttaatgatttcAAGGATAACCACAAAATGCTTTtttaaagacaaaaaaaaaaagaaaaaaaaaattgtgttCAAAAAAGCGCgagaaatattaaaaaattcaagCAGTTGTCAATGAAAGTAATCATTAATAGCCTTAAAGATAATTTACCAAACTTATAACAATCCGCTCAATGTCaacttttccaaaaatgGAGATAAATCATCCCTGCGAATTTCCAAAATTGAACTCTCAAAATTATCTATTTTAACTTTCGCATTAATCTCAGTAGCAACCAATTGAAATGCCACACTGAAGTTATTCAATGTAGGTTCTGTTCGTTCTAACGCCAATCCGCGTGGATATTTAGGTGCCATACCTGCACATAAATAAGTGTCAGTAGTGGTATCTAAAGCAGCCAGTACCAGTGGTAGTAACGAACGATCGTCAGAGCCCTCTGCACAGCAATCTAATAGCCAGTTGCCCAGCCTCAATAAAGTTAACGGATTCCTATATGATTCCAAATCAGGTCCATCTTGTAAAACACACAAGCGATAAATACGTAAATTTTTGATCAATTTCTTCTCCAAAATAGTTACGCCAGTATTGAAAACAATTGCTTGTAAAAGCTTTGCACGATTTATCCCGTTTTGTAGCTTCATGTGATCTCTAGCATCCAGTGCGTCCCAACTTTCCCAAAAGTTGCTTATCCACTGTTTACTCCTTTTCTCTAACACTTCATCGATGGGAAGGTAGTCATTGTCTACAGTCTTGTCTCTATTAGCATTACTAGAGACATCACCACTACTATCACCAACTTCCAATAACGCATTTATACCTTCAACAAATTCAAAAGCACTTATAGAGCTCCTATACCCAgcaatttttataaaagcATCTCTTATTATATCTTGTAGTCCATAAATATCTAAATTATTTCTGAATATATTTCCCAATTCCTTTTTAATGTCATTATTCATATATAGCCAATGCTTTTGTGCTTCAATCAATGAGATACCCATTCTAGCAAACATCTTGTGTAGTTTCCTTTTGCCATTTTCATTCCAAAGCCCCAATTTAGCATTGACGTAATTAGAGTAGAAGAAGGAATTATACAAAGTGGAGTATCTTAGCAAATATAGATAGTAATCCTGTTcaatgtttattttcaccGTATCCGGTGTTTTTGTCATCTCAGCTGAAGTGTTGGTAACAAGTCTTTTGGATTCATCTTCTAGTAGTGGAAATAGTTTATTATAGACCTGTGGATATGTGTTATCCAATGATGTGGCACCTATTATCGTTAGCCATAAATAATCCATATCTGTTTCACCTAATAAAGATACTAAGGAATAGATTTGTACTGACAAGGAATTAGATATGGTAGTACCTTGagtataatatttttggattgttttttctaattGGTGTATTATccctttcatttttttcctttttttcgtttttccagaatcatttttattgctTCTTTTCCTAAGCTTTGGATCTGATTCATCCTCTCCTTGATCACCTTCATCTTTTTCGATACCTAAATCTTCAGTTTTAGAGTTTGAGTTTTCGTCGTTAGAACTAGAAATGGCttcttcattatcatcTCCTTCTTCTCTTTCcgtttcttcttcttcatcatcctcttcttcatcatcctcttcttcttcatccttttcttcttcatcctcttcttcttcatcgtcctcttcttctaatAATTGCGATAATTTTTGGTATGCgcttttttcattttgtaACTCATCGTCAATGGTATTGTCATCGAAACAAATAATGTTTTCTGATCCAAATATATTATCTAAATTCCACGGTCTATGTGTatctaatatatataccgATCTATTTATTGgatcatcatcgtcatcgtTACTCAAAAAAGATTCTAAATCAACCATTCCTCCGCAACCTACCAATATCACgttttttatatcttcATCCATTTTCATATAATGTTCACGTAGTTCGGTATAACCAAATACTGGAACAAGTTGTAGTTGGATTAATTGAGTTTTAAATAACCTAGTTAGCATTTTGGTGGCACATAATGCGTCTATGTTTAAACAGGAAACAAATATAACTAATTGGCATGATGAATGTGATGCAGAAGTTGATAAAATAGTTTCATATACACTTTTGAATGCTCTGATATTTACATACATTTTagttatttgtttatttggtTCTTTATGTTGTTGGTATATTTACAGGATTTGGTTTTCTTAGATGTCGATATCGgctaattattataaataaattttaaaaaataaaaaataaaaaataaaatttcaacTTTTTACATGTCCGAAAGTAAAACGGATATACAAGATATTGGATATAAGcgaaaaattatttttttttttttttttccactaTTTTCCCTTTTAGAAAAACGTGtccaagtttttttttttactttttctttcacaaaaataaaaaattaccattcttaaataaacataaaaagTTATATGAATAATACGTAAACACATAATCATACAGGAAcagttatattttttaaaaacaaaatgttGAAATATTATCCAACTCTACTGATATTAGgtttattatctttattgCCCTTCACCTCTGCGTTCTTCGAAGAATTCTTCCAACAAGGATTTTTTCAGCATCAACAAAACcatcaacaaaaacaacaagttTCACATGAAGAGTCagttttgaataataatgaatgTTCCAAATACCTATGTCCAGAAACTAAAGCATGTGTGGATAAACCAATTGATTGTCCTTGTCCATATCCAGCAAGTCAATTGAAATGTATTTTACCcgataacaaaaattacGTATGTATATCAAAGCCTGCTGTCGATGATCCCAAATTGATGGAATTGTATGATGATCTTGAAAAGGGACCTAAGCAACATAATGAAGGTGTAAGAGATTGTGGTTGGGTTATAGACGCCTCAAAGGGATTGgtgtaatatttttgtagcttttttttttttttttttttttttttttttttttgaagaaaaaagaaaaggcaATAAAATATGTAAACAATCATTATGTAGttatttctttgttttagTACAAATAGCAATCGTTATAATCATATAACATATTATAAAATGTGTCATTCTTTTCACcttctttattaatatgtTACCTAATCTCTGTTTTTGCCAGGCATCCatcttttatatacaaCTTCTGAAATCTTTATACAACTTTCAAAGACTTgtttgtaatattttttttcccacaattttaaaatatggtCTTCATCTTTAGTAAATTCAACATAACATAACACTACTGTTTTGCTTGCACCTCCAACAACCCTGGATATGGtagaataataattaaagttatttttttgatcaaaGGAGCTTGATATAATAATTCCAAACTCTGCATGAGAAAATGGGGGGCCTCTCTTGTAAAGTAAATAATTACAACCAAACTTTATCCCATCTCTTACACACCATCCGTGTGATCTATAAAAATGGTATACCGAATATTCTTTAATAAACGTTAATGTATCAATACATGGTTGTATGGCATGTACAAAACTATTTACATTCATGTCCAGAACAGGCACagcaaaaattaaaaaaaatgcttcAACAGGCATCAATATCAACTCTTCACAATCTATAAGgacattaaaattattaaccTTATTCTCATCATTAACAAACTGCAATTCTTTGTTTCTCATTGTT
This Saccharomycodes ludwigii strain NBRC 1722 chromosome II, whole genome shotgun sequence DNA region includes the following protein-coding sequences:
- the APC9 gene encoding anaphase promoting complex subunit 9 (similar to Saccharomyces cerevisiae YLR102C | APC9 | Anaphase Promoting Complex); this translates as MIDKNDTNSIGNVQQEDANNGQLNNDGNINNHVLPFTPWKTPKHHILPDKTPSNPPLISPNLMAVRSIEAIEQKYKLNNVKGHKLFDYAPDTKTTSTQENMNKKRSIKNKKNLNHPIIANKTVPLCEENESYLTDNADTTTTIDINDDEEERKQNDTSQLEFNPGVYDYRCLYNLKPLSMNRQEEFLQIERAMHCRIFHENKHKESIDFRPDLQIFCCDEDYTEYLNDQKKRQNSIDFKTDYPVEPLTNSESSGDHDILQVNKDRSYFGRRERSEVNGLQGETPIIDHSILNRRLFEKAKDFTTPISKYIGLSLKSSSSRNRSNSLKNRHSYTREEKEEEKEVEEVDEEEEEGETEKEKDDDIEEQDICNVNANNGDDNILVSISGVSNLELQDYISKKFEKYSAEKKIKNSFINCNSKNTDDNELTFRKFSSKSINRLKINKKGDYGSHRIMNIHGDSYNKGNKQVYRLLSFLNDLKPKYLNELQVYFNESTPTSQPAMNKNDNYHSILPNSSTSESKFLNREFGSITNILSKIELQEQYKIYIRETEILNKLRKNKFISKSVLFERDNDDNGENSGIRDIKNVADLDKIVANIRDQCQSIWYTDSIIF
- the CDC45 gene encoding DNA replication initiation factor CDC45 (similar to Saccharomyces cerevisiae YLR103C | CDC45 | Cell Division Cycle); protein product: MYVNIRAFKSVYETILSTSASHSSCQLVIFVSCLNIDALCATKMLTRLFKTQLIQLQLVPVFGYTELREHYMKMDEDIKNVILVGCGGMVDLESFLSNDDDDDPINRSVYILDTHRPWNLDNIFGSENIICFDDNTIDDELQNEKSAYQKLSQLLEEEDDEEEEDEEEKDEEEEDDEEEDDEEEETEREEGDDNEEAISSSNDENSNSKTEDLGIEKDEGDQGEDESDPKLRKRSNKNDSGKTKKRKKMKGIIHQLEKTIQKYYTQGTTISNSLSVQIYSLVSLLGETDMDYLWLTIIGATSLDNTYPQVYNKLFPLLEDESKRLVTNTSAEMTKTPDTVKINIEQDYYLYLLRYSTLYNSFFYSNYVNAKLGLWNENGKRKLHKMFARMGISLIEAQKHWLYMNNDIKKELGNIFRNNLDIYGLQDIIRDAFIKIAGYRSSISAFEFVEGINALLEVGDSSGDVSSNANRDKTVDNDYLPIDEVLEKRSKQWISNFWESWDALDARDHMKLQNGINRAKLLQAIVFNTGVTILEKKLIKNLRIYRLCVLQDGPDLESYRNPLTLLRLGNWLLDCCAEGSDDRSLLPLVLAALDTTTDTYLCAGMAPKYPRGLALERTEPTLNNFSVAFQLVATEINAKVKIDNFESSILEIRRDDLSPFLEKLTLSGLL
- the LCL2 gene encoding Lcl2p (similar to Saccharomyces cerevisiae YLR104W | LCL2 | Long Chronological Lifespan 2), with the protein product MLKYYPTLLILGLLSLLPFTSAFFEEFFQQGFFQHQQNHQQKQQVSHEESVLNNNECSKYLCPETKACVDKPIDCPCPYPASQLKCILPDNKNYVCISKPAVDDPKLMELYDDLEKGPKQHNEGVRDCGWVIDASKGLV
- the SEN2 gene encoding tRNA splicing endonuclease subunit SEN2 (similar to Saccharomyces cerevisiae YLR105C | SEN2 | Splicing ENdonuclease), translating into MAKKHIANLHLYKYPLPIHPTQLPVLYPHNPISWLYWIFHYIKHVYYDNVLHNSPQITFIIKKKNEENDKFVQISVVNKKHMEYLWYNGFFGKGSLSRSQPTWFKRNNSRTTKNNNLTTTTLEDVTKVRRQQRMKFKQEREKFEVKQLELRKQGIVDSEQLLVNEREFLRTMRNKELQFVNDENKVNNFNVLIDCEELILMPVEAFFLIFAVPVLDMNVNSFVHAIQPCIDTLTFIKEYSVYHFYRSHGWCVRDGIKFGCNYLLYKRGPPFSHAEFGIIISSSFDQKNNFNYYSTISRVVGGASKTVVLCYVEFTKDEDHILKLWEKKYYKQVFESCIKISEVVYKRWMPGKNRD